The following proteins are encoded in a genomic region of Nitrospinota bacterium:
- the purQ gene encoding phosphoribosylformylglycinamidine synthase subunit PurQ: protein MKFGVLVMPGSNNDHDCHRVVKDVLEEPVEYVWHEDVDVDGLDALILPGGFSYGDYLRVGAIARFSPVMDSIKRFAEEGGLVLGICNGFQILLELGLLPGAMLRNRSLKFICKYLSVRVETNDTPFTNQCVEGEILRMPIAHNEGAYFADQELLAELNERRQVVLRYCDADGEVSEEDNPNGALENIAGIVNTRGNVLGMMPHPERSSEELLGSSDGQKIFRSMLSYAKAATVS, encoded by the coding sequence ATGAAATTCGGCGTGCTGGTTATGCCGGGAAGCAACAACGATCATGACTGTCACCGGGTGGTGAAGGATGTCCTTGAAGAGCCCGTCGAGTATGTCTGGCATGAGGATGTAGATGTCGATGGGCTTGATGCCCTGATTCTCCCTGGAGGCTTTTCCTACGGAGACTACCTTAGGGTTGGCGCAATCGCTCGCTTCAGCCCCGTTATGGATTCCATAAAGCGATTCGCCGAGGAAGGGGGCCTCGTGCTCGGCATTTGCAACGGTTTCCAGATTCTTCTCGAACTTGGTTTACTGCCGGGCGCGATGCTACGGAACCGCAGCCTGAAGTTCATCTGCAAATACCTCAGCGTCAGGGTCGAGACAAACGACACTCCCTTTACAAATCAATGTGTTGAAGGTGAAATCTTAAGAATGCCTATAGCCCATAACGAAGGGGCTTATTTTGCCGATCAGGAATTGCTTGCGGAGTTGAACGAGAGACGCCAAGTGGTCTTGCGGTATTGCGACGCTGACGGGGAGGTCTCAGAGGAGGACAACCCCAACGGGGCGCTCGAAAACATCGCCGGGATCGTGAATACTCGGGGAAACGTCCTTGGGATGATGCCCCATCCCGAACGATCATCCGAGGAGCTCTTGGGGAGCTCCGACGGGCAAAAAATCTTCCGTTCAATGCTTTCCTACGCGAAGGCGGCAACGGTCTCGTGA
- the purS gene encoding phosphoribosylformylglycinamidine synthase subunit PurS — protein MPIAKVYVTLKKGVLDPQGQTVQSALETLGYEVEEVRMGKYLELTLADAPPEELEAYVMEMCEKLLANPVIEDYTFQIDS, from the coding sequence TTGCCTATCGCGAAGGTTTATGTGACGCTTAAAAAAGGTGTCCTCGACCCTCAGGGCCAAACCGTCCAGAGCGCGTTGGAAACCCTTGGGTATGAAGTTGAGGAAGTCCGCATGGGCAAATACCTGGAGCTGACCCTCGCCGATGCGCCCCCAGAAGAGCTGGAGGCGTATGTCATGGAGATGTGCGAGAAGCTCCTTGCCAATCCCGTGATTGAAGATTATACATTTCAGATAGATTCTTAG
- a CDS encoding phosphoribosylaminoimidazolesuccinocarboxamide synthase: MEPRRPVYEGKAKIVYDTDEPGLLIQHFKDSATAFDGQKQGVIANKGVFNCAISSVVFQYLEKNGVATHFVEKLSERDMLIKRLDIIPVEVIVRNLIAGSLAVRTGREEGEPLQFPIIEYYLKSDELGDPMINEWHIRVFEWASDEEMSFINDTAFRINDLLVPYFEGRGIILADYKLEFGRHSEGVLLGDEISPDGCRLWDKATGEKLDKDRFRRDLGRVEESYEEVWRRICQT; the protein is encoded by the coding sequence ATGGAGCCGAGGCGGCCCGTTTACGAAGGTAAAGCAAAGATAGTCTATGATACTGACGAGCCGGGCCTCCTCATCCAGCACTTTAAAGACAGCGCGACGGCCTTTGACGGCCAAAAACAAGGTGTTATCGCCAACAAAGGGGTCTTCAACTGCGCCATCTCGTCTGTCGTCTTTCAATACCTGGAGAAGAACGGTGTCGCGACCCACTTCGTTGAGAAGCTCTCAGAGCGAGATATGCTCATCAAGCGGCTGGATATTATCCCTGTGGAGGTGATCGTTAGGAACCTCATCGCTGGAAGCCTGGCCGTACGCACCGGCCGCGAGGAAGGCGAGCCGTTACAATTCCCCATCATCGAATATTATCTAAAGAGCGATGAATTGGGGGACCCCATGATCAATGAATGGCACATCCGGGTTTTTGAGTGGGCGAGCGATGAGGAGATGAGCTTTATCAACGATACGGCGTTTAGAATCAACGACCTCCTCGTGCCCTACTTCGAGGGACGGGGAATTATTTTGGCCGACTACAAGCTGGAGTTCGGACGTCATTCGGAAGGGGTGCTCCTCGGCGATGAAATCTCTCCCGATGGATGCCGCCTCTGGGATAAAGCAACGGGAGAGAAGCTCGATAAGGATCGGTTCCGACGCGATTTGGGCCGAGTAGAGGAGTCCTACGAGGAGGTCTGGCGTCGTATCTGTCAAACATAG
- a CDS encoding NAD-dependent epimerase/dehydratase family protein — protein MAFYLVTGGAGFIGSHVVERLLMDGHRVRVVDDFSSGRKENLTFGPPVDTSRLEVIEGDLRDLDLISRAAAGVEGIFHLGAVPSVNRSVKDPITTTEVNVIGTLNVLKAASDNGAGRVVFASSSSVYGGKADGRLLTEEEVGVPLSPYALSKKAGEEYMQLFSHLYDLKTVCIRYFNVFGPRQDPQGEYAAVIPRFITFALRGEALPIYGDGRQTRDFTYIDNVVAGTTLAMQAPIEGGEVINVAAGTPYSLLELVEALEGVLGRKLEVVHLPPRPGDIRHSAANIALSGARLGYSPTVSFAQGLKDTVEAFRTTSSKAAAST, from the coding sequence ATGGCATTTTACCTGGTAACGGGCGGTGCGGGCTTCATCGGCTCCCACGTGGTGGAGCGGCTCTTAATGGATGGCCATAGGGTCCGGGTAGTGGACGATTTCAGCTCGGGCCGGAAGGAAAACCTGACCTTCGGCCCGCCCGTCGATACGTCCCGTCTTGAAGTTATTGAAGGTGACTTGAGGGACCTTGATTTAATCTCTCGGGCCGCGGCAGGTGTGGAGGGGATTTTTCACCTCGGCGCCGTTCCCTCGGTGAACCGATCGGTCAAGGACCCGATTACGACGACGGAAGTCAACGTAATCGGCACCTTAAACGTATTGAAGGCGGCCAGCGATAATGGGGCTGGGCGGGTCGTTTTCGCCTCATCCTCTTCGGTTTACGGCGGTAAGGCTGACGGCCGCCTCTTGACCGAGGAAGAAGTTGGCGTGCCGCTCTCTCCGTATGCCTTATCCAAGAAGGCGGGAGAGGAATACATGCAGCTATTCAGTCATCTATATGACCTCAAGACTGTATGCATTCGTTATTTTAATGTTTTTGGACCCAGGCAAGACCCTCAAGGCGAGTATGCAGCGGTAATCCCTCGATTTATAACCTTTGCCCTTCGGGGGGAGGCTCTCCCCATATATGGGGATGGGCGCCAGACGCGCGACTTTACCTATATAGACAACGTTGTGGCGGGTACAACGCTGGCCATGCAGGCGCCAATAGAGGGAGGGGAAGTTATCAATGTGGCCGCCGGGACCCCATACAGCCTCCTCGAGTTGGTGGAGGCCTTGGAAGGCGTCCTGGGCCGGAAGCTTGAGGTGGTCCATCTGCCGCCGCGCCCCGGTGATATACGTCACTCGGCAGCCAATATCGCCCTGAGCGGCGCTCGCCTGGGCTATAGCCCTACGGTATCGTTTGCCCAAGGACTTAAGGATACGGTTGAGGCATTTCGCACCACTTCCTCCAAGGCAGCTGCATCCACGTGA
- the purL gene encoding phosphoribosylformylglycinamidine synthase subunit PurL produces the protein MSEKLITPELIAEHGLTEAEHGRIVELLGRNPNHLELGIFSVMWSEHCSYKSSKAHLKKLPTDGPHVLQGPGENAGVVDIGDGLALVFKIESHNHPSFIEPFQGAATGVGGILRDIFTMGARPLASLNSLRFGPLDIPKNRYLMEGVVAGIASYGNCIGVPTIGGEIQFSEVYNGNPLVNVFNMGLARHDHIFLGRADGVGNAVMYVGSKTGRDGIHGATMASEDFDETSEERRPTVQVGDPFTEKLLLEACLEVMKEGLLVGIQDMGAAGLTCSTSEMASRGGSGISVDLALVPRREEGMTPYEIMLSESQERMLLVSKPGAEGRIREVFAKWNLDCVTVGEVTEDGLLRVTENGRELAAIPARALTDEAPVYDRPQAPPEDLAHRQTLNFEELPVPEDCSSLLLELLASPSIASKEWVWRQYDHMVRINTVVLPGSDAAVIRIPGTTKGVAMSLDGNGRWCWLDPREGGKRAVAEAARNVVCSGARPLAITNCLNFGNPERGSTMWAFAEVVEGMAEACRALATPVTGGNVSFYNETLGTAVYPTPVVGVVGLLEDISHHMTQWFKDEGDVVVLLGPASEEVAGSEYLAVAHGLVRGRPSIDLEMERSLQELILSANGEGLLKSAHDVSDGGLAVALAESGFRPSGHPLGCSVSLEVKTRPDAALFGEAPSRVVVSCAPESGRRLQVLAEEQGVPFAVLGTVEGENLVVVDSSGRSLISVEVSEAKQRWQSGVAGFFERPIKSN, from the coding sequence ATGTCTGAAAAACTCATAACACCCGAGCTCATCGCTGAGCACGGCCTGACAGAGGCCGAGCACGGCCGCATTGTTGAGCTCTTAGGACGGAATCCAAACCATCTGGAACTTGGCATTTTCTCCGTCATGTGGTCCGAGCATTGTTCCTATAAGAGCTCCAAGGCGCATCTGAAGAAGTTGCCCACCGACGGGCCACACGTCTTGCAGGGGCCTGGTGAGAATGCCGGGGTTGTTGATATCGGGGACGGCCTCGCTCTCGTCTTTAAGATTGAAAGCCATAATCACCCCTCCTTCATCGAGCCCTTTCAGGGCGCGGCGACCGGCGTGGGAGGAATCCTTCGGGACATTTTCACGATGGGGGCCAGGCCTCTGGCGAGCCTGAACAGCCTTCGGTTCGGCCCGCTCGATATTCCAAAAAACCGCTACCTGATGGAGGGTGTCGTGGCCGGCATCGCCTCCTACGGCAACTGCATAGGCGTGCCCACAATCGGCGGGGAGATTCAATTCAGCGAGGTCTACAACGGAAACCCCCTCGTGAACGTATTCAACATGGGGCTTGCGCGCCACGACCACATTTTCCTCGGAAGAGCCGACGGGGTCGGAAACGCCGTCATGTACGTTGGCAGCAAGACGGGACGCGACGGAATCCACGGGGCCACCATGGCGAGCGAGGATTTCGACGAGACGAGCGAGGAGCGCCGACCGACAGTCCAGGTTGGCGACCCCTTTACCGAAAAGCTTCTCCTTGAGGCCTGCTTGGAGGTCATGAAAGAGGGGCTGCTCGTCGGAATTCAGGACATGGGGGCGGCTGGCCTTACCTGCTCGACCAGCGAGATGGCGAGCCGCGGGGGCTCCGGAATCTCCGTTGACTTAGCCCTCGTTCCACGGCGCGAGGAAGGGATGACCCCCTACGAGATTATGCTCTCGGAGAGCCAGGAGCGGATGTTGCTGGTCTCCAAGCCCGGCGCCGAGGGGCGCATCCGGGAGGTCTTCGCCAAATGGAACCTCGATTGCGTGACAGTCGGAGAGGTGACAGAAGACGGGTTGCTTCGGGTTACGGAGAATGGCCGCGAGCTTGCGGCCATACCCGCCAGGGCCCTTACGGACGAGGCCCCAGTCTACGACCGCCCTCAGGCTCCCCCGGAAGACCTTGCCCACCGCCAGACGCTAAATTTCGAAGAGCTCCCCGTTCCTGAAGATTGTTCGTCCCTCCTCCTGGAGCTTCTGGCCAGCCCTTCTATTGCAAGCAAGGAGTGGGTCTGGCGTCAGTACGACCACATGGTCCGTATCAACACGGTAGTGTTGCCGGGCTCGGACGCTGCCGTAATCCGCATCCCCGGCACGACCAAGGGAGTTGCGATGAGCCTCGATGGCAACGGCCGATGGTGCTGGCTTGACCCCCGGGAGGGAGGCAAGAGGGCTGTGGCCGAGGCGGCCCGCAATGTCGTCTGCTCGGGGGCTCGTCCTCTGGCTATCACGAACTGTCTCAACTTCGGCAACCCGGAGAGGGGGTCTACCATGTGGGCGTTTGCAGAGGTGGTGGAAGGGATGGCCGAGGCCTGCCGGGCCCTGGCGACCCCTGTGACGGGGGGCAACGTCTCGTTCTACAACGAGACCCTGGGCACGGCCGTCTACCCGACCCCCGTTGTGGGCGTGGTAGGGCTCTTGGAGGACATATCCCACCACATGACCCAATGGTTCAAGGACGAAGGAGACGTGGTCGTGCTGTTGGGCCCGGCGTCCGAAGAGGTCGCCGGCAGCGAGTACCTGGCCGTCGCCCACGGCCTCGTCCGCGGACGGCCATCCATCGATCTGGAAATGGAGCGCTCGTTGCAGGAGCTCATCCTCAGCGCCAACGGAGAGGGCCTTCTAAAAAGCGCCCACGATGTGAGCGACGGAGGCCTTGCAGTGGCCCTGGCCGAGTCAGGCTTCAGACCCTCTGGACATCCCCTGGGATGCTCTGTATCTTTAGAAGTGAAGACCCGCCCCGATGCGGCTCTCTTTGGAGAAGCCCCTTCGCGCGTGGTTGTATCGTGCGCTCCAGAGAGCGGGCGGCGCCTCCAGGTCTTGGCTGAGGAGCAGGGGGTACCCTTCGCCGTCCTGGGGACTGTAGAGGGAGAGAACCTCGTCGTCGTGGACTCCAGCGGTCGATCCCTCATCTCTGTTGAAGTGTCCGAGGCCAAGCAGCGCTGGCAGAGTGGAGTGGCTGGCTTCTTCGAGCGCCCTATTAAGAGTAATTAA
- a CDS encoding SDR family oxidoreductase: MVDRATSRDSRPRTLITGGAGFIGSHLVDYLLEMGHEVICLDNLLTGDLANVSHVAPQEPFRLIEHNVSTYIDIDGPVDYLLHLASPASPIDYQRFPIQTLKVGSLGTHHALGVAKAKESTFLLASTSEVYGDPKAHPQHEDYWGNVNPIGPRGVYDEAKRFAEAITMAYHRAHGIDTKIARIFNTYGPRMRLDDGRAVPTFIGQALRGEPLTVFGDGAQTRSFCYIDDLVEGIWRLLVSDFNEPVNLGNPQEISILELANMVNDLSGGSSPIVRKPLPVDDPKVRRPDITRAKTLLDWKPQVDIEEGLKRTIHFYKEQMG; the protein is encoded by the coding sequence GTGGTAGATAGAGCGACCTCGAGGGACTCCCGTCCCCGAACCCTCATCACCGGAGGGGCGGGATTCATCGGCTCCCATCTCGTCGATTACCTCTTGGAGATGGGGCATGAGGTTATCTGCCTCGATAATCTCCTGACGGGGGACCTTGCCAATGTGAGTCACGTTGCCCCGCAAGAGCCCTTTCGCCTCATCGAGCACAACGTCAGCACCTACATCGACATCGACGGGCCGGTTGACTACCTCCTTCACTTAGCCTCCCCCGCCAGCCCCATCGATTACCAGCGCTTTCCCATCCAGACCCTCAAGGTGGGATCTCTTGGGACCCATCATGCCCTAGGTGTGGCCAAGGCCAAGGAGTCCACCTTCCTGCTGGCCTCCACCTCGGAGGTCTACGGCGACCCCAAGGCCCATCCTCAGCACGAGGACTATTGGGGCAACGTCAACCCCATCGGCCCTCGGGGCGTGTACGATGAGGCAAAGCGCTTCGCCGAGGCCATCACCATGGCGTATCATCGAGCCCATGGGATCGACACCAAAATCGCCCGCATTTTTAATACCTATGGGCCGCGCATGCGCCTCGACGACGGAAGGGCCGTCCCGACATTCATCGGCCAAGCGCTTCGGGGCGAGCCGCTCACGGTCTTCGGCGATGGAGCCCAGACGCGCAGTTTTTGCTATATTGACGACCTCGTGGAAGGCATCTGGAGGCTGCTGGTCTCGGACTTCAACGAGCCGGTCAACCTGGGCAACCCCCAGGAGATTTCCATTTTGGAGCTTGCCAACATGGTGAACGACCTCAGCGGAGGCTCGAGCCCTATTGTCCGAAAGCCCCTGCCGGTGGATGATCCGAAGGTTCGCAGACCGGACATCACACGGGCTAAGACCCTTTTGGACTGGAAACCTCAGGTCGACATTGAAGAGGGCTTGAAGAGGACGATTCACTTCTATAAGGAACAGATGGGCTGA
- the rfaE1 gene encoding D-glycero-beta-D-manno-heptose-7-phosphate kinase, which yields MKTLVVGDLIYDEFVWGRVSKISPEAPVQVLDWQSSHTAPGGAANVAYNLATMGVEVTLIGVVGQDDQGLALKNTLRSAGVDTLGVIADPNRPTSHKVRFIAHAQQILRMDREERLDVDRTLAELIGRAIREAVPQVDGIIMSDYLKGVLTDGLIQLTISEAQSHGKRVIVDPKGRRYERYRGSHIITPNFQEVEEATGVELKGEEDLLRAAAIIFEQVDCESILVTRGREGMSLFSADGSSVQIPTQAREVFDVTGAGDTAVAVFSLGAFADASLEEAARLANIGAGIVVGKVGTSVATKEEIIGYLEEGQFHSARKIVSLDEASKLVRLARGRNKAIVFTNGCFDLLHAGHIMMLNKARSLGDLLVLGLNSDESVSNLKGPERPIIGQGDRAKIMASLDCVDSVIIFDEPTPERLIEELMPDVLVKGGDYTLEEVVGREIVEAGGGRVELVPLVEGWSTSDIVQRIAERYNLTGLDR from the coding sequence ATGAAGACGCTCGTAGTTGGAGATTTAATCTACGACGAGTTCGTCTGGGGGCGGGTCAGTAAAATCTCCCCCGAGGCCCCCGTGCAGGTCCTCGATTGGCAGTCAAGCCATACGGCTCCCGGAGGCGCTGCGAATGTGGCATACAACCTGGCGACGATGGGCGTTGAGGTTACCTTGATAGGGGTTGTAGGACAAGACGACCAAGGCCTGGCGCTCAAGAATACTCTTCGGTCAGCGGGCGTCGATACGCTCGGGGTCATCGCCGATCCGAACAGGCCCACGAGCCACAAGGTTCGCTTCATAGCCCACGCCCAGCAAATCCTTCGGATGGATCGCGAAGAGCGTTTAGACGTCGATCGTACCCTGGCCGAGCTCATCGGGCGAGCCATTAGAGAGGCTGTTCCGCAAGTCGACGGCATCATCATGTCGGATTACCTCAAGGGCGTCTTGACCGATGGTCTCATACAGCTAACCATTTCCGAGGCCCAAAGCCACGGAAAGCGCGTAATCGTGGACCCCAAGGGCCGTCGCTACGAGCGCTATCGCGGCAGTCACATTATCACTCCTAATTTTCAGGAAGTAGAGGAAGCCACGGGTGTTGAGCTCAAGGGCGAAGAAGACTTGCTCCGGGCTGCCGCAATCATTTTTGAGCAAGTGGACTGCGAGAGCATTTTGGTCACGAGGGGACGGGAGGGAATGAGTCTTTTTAGCGCCGACGGCTCCTCGGTACAAATTCCCACCCAGGCGAGGGAAGTGTTCGACGTTACTGGGGCCGGTGACACTGCCGTAGCGGTCTTCAGCCTCGGGGCCTTCGCCGATGCTTCCTTGGAAGAGGCTGCCAGGCTCGCCAACATCGGGGCGGGCATCGTCGTGGGGAAGGTGGGGACGTCCGTGGCCACGAAAGAAGAAATTATTGGATACTTGGAGGAGGGCCAATTTCACTCCGCGCGGAAGATTGTCTCATTGGATGAAGCCTCTAAACTGGTTCGGCTCGCCCGCGGGCGGAACAAGGCGATCGTCTTTACCAACGGGTGCTTCGATCTCCTCCATGCCGGTCATATCATGATGCTCAATAAGGCCCGAAGCCTGGGTGACCTGCTGGTGCTCGGACTCAATAGTGATGAGAGCGTCAGCAACCTCAAGGGTCCGGAGCGACCGATTATAGGGCAGGGCGATAGAGCAAAAATAATGGCGAGCCTCGACTGCGTTGACAGCGTGATCATTTTCGACGAGCCGACTCCGGAGCGGCTTATCGAGGAGTTGATGCCTGATGTTTTGGTCAAAGGTGGAGATTACACCCTCGAGGAAGTCGTGGGCCGCGAGATAGTGGAGGCGGGCGGAGGCCGGGTCGAGCTGGTGCCTCTAGTCGAGGGCTGGTCGACGAGCGACATCGTCCAGCGGATCGCGGAGAGATACAACTTAACCGGGTTAGATCGGTGA
- a CDS encoding SIS domain-containing protein, with amino-acid sequence MRNRWADMTRKRIVDHLAESSRLKLDCAEQLPGAIEQAFDLMWGALAGGGKILLCGNGGSAADAQHIAAELVGRFDRPRLAAAALALTTDTSILTAVGNDLGFEEIFARQVEALGSPGDCLIGISTSGESLNVQRAMERARSRGVSTVGLLGMGGGSLKSLSDAVVVVPSQSVPRIQEAHITIGHIWCDLIDERLAAQAAEEKATQGG; translated from the coding sequence ATAAGGAACAGATGGGCTGACATGACCCGTAAACGCATTGTCGATCATCTTGCAGAGAGCAGCCGCCTGAAGCTGGACTGCGCCGAGCAGCTTCCGGGGGCCATCGAGCAGGCCTTCGACCTGATGTGGGGCGCCCTGGCCGGCGGGGGGAAGATACTTCTTTGCGGCAATGGAGGAAGCGCAGCCGATGCCCAACACATCGCCGCTGAGCTGGTTGGCCGGTTCGACCGTCCCAGGCTTGCCGCGGCCGCCCTCGCCCTGACGACCGATACTTCTATTCTGACGGCTGTGGGCAACGATTTAGGCTTCGAAGAGATTTTTGCCAGGCAGGTGGAGGCCCTTGGAAGCCCCGGCGACTGCCTCATTGGAATCTCTACGAGCGGGGAGTCGCTTAACGTCCAACGGGCAATGGAGAGGGCCCGCAGCAGAGGGGTTTCCACGGTTGGCCTTCTGGGAATGGGGGGCGGGTCGTTGAAGAGCCTCTCCGACGCCGTTGTAGTCGTCCCTTCTCAAAGCGTTCCGCGTATTCAAGAAGCGCACATTACGATTGGGCATATCTGGTGCGACCTGATCGATGAGAGGCTCGCAGCTCAAGCCGCCGAGGAGAAGGCAACGCAAGGAGGGTGA
- a CDS encoding UDP-glucose/GDP-mannose dehydrogenase family protein, protein MNICVIGLGYVGLTTGAVFSDLGNDVICVDIDKEKVDALKKGIMPIYEPGLKEILFRNIEEGRLSLTTDTEDSVRSSEIIFICVGTPPKDTGETDLSQVEAAAISIAKGLDQYKVIVNKSTVPVGTGDLVRQIIDKHKLHDVEFDVVSNPEFLREGSAVQDTLQPDRIIIGAPSKNVAMKLLELYASLERPMLITDVHSAEIIKYASNAFLAMKVSFINAIADVCERAEADVTVVAKGMGYDHRIGREFLNAGLGFGGSCFPKDIESLVHTSEKLGYDFRLLKEVLAINLDRVPQLIATMEDALGGLAGKTIGVLGLAFKPNTDDMREAKSIEIITELLARGAELKAYDPQSMENARKALPQIKLCASAYEVAEGTDALVLVTEWREFKLLNMEKIRDAMRDPVLFDGRNFYNPEKKARLGFTYFGVGRGVDLAQW, encoded by the coding sequence ATGAACATTTGCGTTATAGGGCTCGGCTATGTGGGGTTGACGACGGGCGCCGTCTTTTCGGACCTCGGCAATGATGTCATTTGCGTGGATATCGATAAAGAGAAGGTAGATGCCCTTAAGAAGGGGATCATGCCCATCTACGAGCCCGGCCTTAAGGAGATCCTCTTTCGAAACATCGAAGAAGGTCGCCTCAGCTTGACCACCGACACCGAGGATTCCGTACGGAGCTCTGAAATTATATTCATCTGCGTGGGCACCCCGCCCAAAGATACCGGTGAGACTGATCTCTCCCAGGTGGAGGCGGCCGCGATTTCCATTGCTAAGGGTCTCGACCAGTATAAAGTTATTGTGAACAAATCTACCGTGCCCGTTGGCACGGGAGACCTCGTCCGCCAGATTATCGATAAACACAAACTCCACGATGTGGAGTTTGATGTGGTCTCCAATCCTGAGTTTCTCCGGGAGGGCTCAGCCGTCCAGGACACGCTACAGCCCGACCGCATCATTATCGGTGCTCCGAGCAAGAATGTGGCCATGAAGCTTCTCGAACTCTACGCTTCTCTGGAGCGCCCGATGCTGATCACCGACGTCCACTCGGCAGAGATTATCAAGTACGCCTCCAATGCCTTTCTGGCCATGAAGGTCTCCTTTATCAATGCGATTGCCGATGTGTGTGAGCGCGCCGAGGCCGATGTGACGGTCGTTGCGAAGGGGATGGGCTACGATCACCGTATCGGGCGCGAATTTTTAAATGCCGGTCTTGGCTTCGGAGGGTCGTGCTTCCCGAAGGACATCGAAAGCCTGGTCCATACATCTGAAAAGCTCGGCTACGATTTTCGGCTCCTCAAGGAAGTCTTAGCCATAAATCTGGATCGAGTGCCGCAACTTATCGCCACGATGGAGGACGCTTTGGGGGGCCTGGCCGGGAAGACCATCGGGGTGTTGGGGCTGGCCTTTAAGCCCAACACAGACGATATGAGGGAGGCGAAGTCCATCGAGATTATCACCGAGCTTCTAGCTCGCGGGGCCGAACTGAAGGCCTACGATCCACAGTCCATGGAGAACGCCCGAAAGGCGTTGCCTCAGATTAAGTTATGCGCGAGCGCCTACGAGGTGGCCGAGGGGACGGATGCCCTCGTCCTGGTGACGGAGTGGCGGGAGTTCAAGCTCCTCAACATGGAGAAGATTCGAGACGCGATGCGAGACCCCGTCCTGTTCGATGGGCGCAATTTCTACAACCCAGAGAAGAAAGCCCGGTTGGGCTTCACCTATTTCGGGGTTGGTCGAGGGGTGGACTTAGCACAGTGGTAG
- a CDS encoding adenylosuccinate lyase, with translation MISRYTRPAMGELWAPQKKFELWLEIELLACEAMAGLDLVPKDAAQRLRAKASFDIGRIEAIEAEVHHDVVAFITAVGETVGEDARWLHLGLTSSDILDTSLAVLLKEASQLILAGLEEFLAVLKRRAYEFQDVPMVGRTHGVHAEPTTFGLKLAIWWDEIRRRRDRLESAAEGVAVGKLSGAVGTFAHCPPEVEAHVCDRLGIKPAPASSQVVQRDRHADFHAALSLLATSIEKIALEVRHLQRTEVLEVEEYFSPGQKGSSAMPHKRNPIIAERLCGLSRVIRGNLHAALENVPLWHERDITHSSAERIIMPDSTILADYMVAKATDLIDRLIVYPDRMRENLGRTKGLLASQSLLVALAQAGLERGEAYSLVQDHAMRAWRGEVEFKEAVMADPAVTKHLSREVVERCFDPAFLLRNVKAIFERVFTQD, from the coding sequence GTGATTTCTCGCTACACTCGGCCCGCCATGGGGGAGCTATGGGCCCCCCAGAAGAAGTTCGAGCTCTGGCTGGAGATAGAGCTGCTCGCCTGTGAGGCGATGGCCGGGTTGGACCTGGTTCCGAAGGATGCCGCCCAGCGCCTTCGGGCAAAAGCGAGCTTCGATATCGGACGGATCGAAGCCATCGAGGCCGAGGTGCACCACGATGTCGTCGCCTTCATCACCGCGGTGGGGGAGACCGTCGGAGAGGACGCGCGCTGGCTCCATCTAGGCCTCACATCCTCAGATATATTGGACACCTCTCTGGCCGTCCTGCTCAAGGAGGCTTCTCAGCTCATTCTGGCAGGCCTTGAGGAGTTCCTGGCAGTCCTCAAGCGGCGGGCCTATGAGTTCCAAGATGTACCCATGGTGGGGCGCACTCACGGCGTCCATGCCGAACCGACGACCTTCGGGTTGAAACTCGCTATCTGGTGGGACGAGATACGACGGCGCCGGGACCGGCTCGAGAGCGCCGCCGAGGGTGTGGCGGTAGGAAAGCTCTCAGGGGCTGTAGGCACATTCGCCCACTGCCCACCTGAGGTTGAGGCCCATGTATGCGACCGGCTAGGCATAAAGCCCGCACCGGCCTCGAGCCAGGTAGTGCAGAGGGACCGACACGCCGATTTCCACGCCGCGCTTTCTTTGCTCGCTACGAGCATCGAGAAGATCGCCTTGGAAGTTCGCCACCTCCAGCGGACCGAAGTGCTTGAAGTGGAGGAGTACTTTTCTCCTGGCCAGAAAGGCTCTTCGGCCATGCCCCACAAGCGCAACCCAATAATCGCCGAGCGGTTGTGCGGCCTTTCCCGCGTGATACGGGGCAATCTCCACGCGGCGCTTGAGAACGTGCCGCTCTGGCACGAGCGCGATATCACTCACTCCTCGGCCGAGCGCATCATTATGCCCGACAGCACGATTCTCGCTGACTACATGGTGGCCAAAGCCACAGACCTTATCGATCGCCTTATCGTCTACCCCGACCGCATGCGGGAGAACCTGGGGCGGACGAAGGGCCTGCTCGCCTCCCAAAGCCTCCTGGTTGCTTTGGCTCAGGCGGGCCTCGAACGTGGGGAGGCCTATAGCCTCGTCCAGGACCACGCGATGCGGGCGTGGCGAGGGGAGGTCGAATTCAAGGAGGCCGTAATGGCCGACCCAGCCGTAACGAAGCACCTGAGCCGGGAGGTCGTCGAAAGGTGTTTCGATCCAGCCTTCCTTCTTCGCAACGTTAAAGCAATTTTCGAGCGCGTTTTCACCCAGGACTAG